Genomic window (Plasmodium knowlesi strain H genome assembly, chromosome: 9):
AATTTATAGGCTATACCAGTGCCTTCATGCACGAATTAGTACTAACAGGCATTTTACTGCTGGTGATATTACTAGTGATTGATGAAAACGTATGTGGACATTTTAATGTTTTAAAACTCAGTGCCGTAGTTGGATTAACCATCTTATGCATAGGTTTAAGCTTTGGTGGAAATACCGGATTTGCCCTTAACCCGTCAAGAGATTTAGGCGCCAGATTACTTTCCCTAGTAGCCTACGGATCCGAAGCCTTCACAAAAGATAagtgttatttttttgttccgcTTTTAGCCCCAATTGTTGGATCAGTAATTGTTTGCCAGCTTTACGATAAGCTAATTGGTCCCTTAATTGAAGCGGCCAGCACCGATAAAGGAGGCGTAGAGGTGTAACACACTGTGCTATGTGGAGGAAGTGCTGAAAACTTTTGCCacaaaaaagcaaaataacGAGGAGCCATAATTTTTCCGAACAATTGATTGCACATAATTGGAAATTCTTCCTCCCTGCATACATACGCGTAAGCACCCTTTGTagtatttattttatgctACAGTTTTGTTACGCGTCCTCTTTAACGACGTTGTTTTTGAAACAAGTCATTTCGCTTTTtatctttaaaaataatttttctatttttccaaaacgtAGGAACGCTGCACATTAGTGGTGTTACcttaaatgataaaattaattcTTTAAGCATCacgtgtgtgtacataccTTCCGTGTGCATGTATGATCGAGTGTTCGATTCATTTCATGCGACCActtacataaatacatatgcacTTTAATGTAGGACCCGTTTTGGAAGATTTCATTGCATTTGTagctttaatttttttttttttttttttttttttttttttttttttttttacgtctCCACATGTACGCTTTAATAGGTCATACTGCAGCAAATGTAATATAAGTATACTATATAGATGTTTTGTAAATTCATAGCgtattatcctttttttttttttttttttttccttgcataTTGGAATTATCATAAAAGCATTATCGTGAAATGTAAGAACTTACGTGATAAGTTTTAAAAACTGTTGTAATGCTTTTAAATGAAACGACAACCCTGTGGTGAAGAGAGTGCACGTGCAAGCTCG
Coding sequences:
- a CDS encoding aquaglyceroporin, putative; this encodes MQVQSFNPMVREFLGEFLGTFVLMFLGEGATANYHTVKNKDDWLRLCIGWSLGVFFGILTAAKLSGAHLNFAVTVGFATIKKFDYKKIPLYFVAQLLGAFSATASVYALYYGFVNNKSIPEFAWETGKNEFIGYTSAFMHELVLTGILLLVILLVIDENVCGHFNVLKLSAVVGLTILCIGLSFGGNTGFALNPSRDLGARLLSLVAYGSEAFTKDKCYFFVPLLAPIVGSVIVCQLYDKLIGPLIEAASTDKGGVEV